A DNA window from Microcystis aeruginosa NIES-843 contains the following coding sequences:
- the rplU gene encoding 50S ribosomal protein L21, which produces MSYAIIETGGKQIRVEPGRYYDIELLPVDEQSTHTIDKVLLIHDEDDISIGQPFIEGATVEGTVIQHRRGKKVIVYKMRPKKKTRKKRGHRQEITRFMIDSINYNGKTLVATAATSSAEVVEDSSDEEE; this is translated from the coding sequence ATGAGTTACGCAATTATTGAGACCGGTGGCAAACAGATTCGGGTGGAACCCGGTCGCTATTACGATATCGAACTTCTTCCCGTCGATGAACAAAGTACCCATACCATCGACAAAGTGCTATTAATCCATGATGAGGATGATATTAGCATCGGTCAACCCTTTATCGAAGGGGCCACCGTCGAAGGCACTGTCATACAACATCGTCGGGGCAAAAAAGTTATTGTTTATAAAATGCGCCCGAAAAAGAAAACCCGTAAAAAACGCGGTCATCGTCAAGAAATTACCCGTTTTATGATTGATTCAATCAATTATAACGGTAAAACCCTAGTCGCCACTGCTGCTACCTCCAGCGCTGAAGTTGTGGAAGATAGTAGCGATGAAGAAGAATAA
- the rpmA gene encoding 50S ribosomal protein L27, with protein MAHKKGTGSTRNGRDSRSQRLGVKRYGGQVVKAGNILIRQRGTKVHPGKNVGRGGDDTLFALIDGVVKFEYKDKSRRQVSVYPAEVSAS; from the coding sequence ATGGCTCATAAGAAAGGTACGGGTAGTACCCGCAACGGACGCGATTCTCGTTCCCAGAGACTAGGCGTTAAGCGCTACGGTGGTCAAGTGGTAAAAGCGGGAAATATTCTCATCCGTCAACGGGGTACTAAAGTTCACCCGGGTAAAAATGTTGGTCGTGGTGGCGATGATACTTTATTCGCTTTAATTGATGGTGTGGTCAAATTTGAATACAAGGATAAAAGTCGCCGTCAAGTTAGCGTTTATCCTGCTGAAGTTAGCGCCAGTTAA
- a CDS encoding phytanoyl-CoA dioxygenase family protein → MILKIADILKNLPWSFNSTAELPWLERSQAEKSLQKARQQRRISEREYQLLDHWRELGYCIVKDLIPATAIDNLVAELADLFFLESAIPGLRIEGIQAENLPASLSHDQVLALDIEQRKALVNSIWRLHGFHEISPAAQAIFDNQNLKDLVNLIIGKSCEPRYSINFLHGTEQGLHEDMAVFYVHPANHLVGVWIALEDISADAGPLIFYPKSHKNIKVTDFFPDYPAVNLKNITAAQIPQYQDYVNQRAQNYDCQSFTAKKGEILLWHGMLIHGGGKINNTLLTRKSMVIHFIAEGGDYNDRALGPFNW, encoded by the coding sequence ATGATTCTTAAAATTGCCGATATCTTAAAAAATTTGCCCTGGTCTTTCAATTCTACTGCCGAATTACCCTGGTTAGAGCGATCGCAAGCGGAAAAATCCCTGCAAAAAGCTCGTCAACAACGGCGAATTTCCGAACGAGAATATCAACTCCTTGACCATTGGCGAGAATTGGGTTATTGTATTGTCAAAGATTTAATTCCCGCAACGGCGATCGATAATTTAGTAGCAGAATTAGCCGATTTATTTTTCCTAGAATCGGCTATCCCTGGATTAAGAATTGAAGGCATTCAAGCAGAAAATCTACCGGCGAGTTTAAGTCACGATCAAGTTTTAGCCCTAGATATCGAGCAAAGAAAAGCCTTAGTCAATTCTATTTGGCGACTTCATGGTTTTCATGAGATTTCCCCCGCCGCTCAAGCAATTTTTGACAATCAAAATCTGAAAGATTTAGTTAATTTAATTATTGGCAAATCCTGCGAACCGAGATATTCCATCAACTTCCTGCACGGTACAGAGCAGGGGCTGCACGAGGATATGGCAGTTTTTTATGTTCATCCGGCTAATCATTTAGTCGGTGTTTGGATTGCCTTGGAAGATATTTCCGCCGATGCTGGGCCGCTAATTTTTTATCCTAAATCTCATAAAAATATCAAAGTAACTGACTTTTTTCCAGACTATCCCGCCGTCAATCTTAAAAATATTACTGCCGCTCAAATTCCCCAATACCAAGATTATGTTAACCAGCGCGCTCAGAATTATGACTGTCAATCATTTACTGCTAAAAAAGGAGAGATTCTTCTCTGGCACGGAATGTTAATTCATGGTGGTGGGAAGATTAATAATACCCTGCTAACCCGTAAATCGATGGTCATTCATTTTATTGCCGAGGGTGGCGATTACAACGATCGGGCTTTGGGACCTTTTAATTGGTAA
- a CDS encoding HepT-like ribonuclease domain-containing protein, with translation MPSRDWRLRLQDILESISEIEQRTKAMTFEEFAKNQTNIKAVLYDFIIIGEATRNVPKEIQSRYPLIPWRLMAGMRNVATHEYFQVNLSRAC, from the coding sequence ATGCCTTCTAGAGATTGGCGACTTCGCCTTCAAGACATTTTAGAATCTATCAGTGAAATTGAACAGCGAACAAAGGCAATGACGTTTGAGGAATTTGCCAAGAATCAAACAAATATCAAAGCGGTTCTCTATGATTTTATTATTATCGGAGAAGCAACTAGAAATGTACCGAAGGAAATTCAGTCTCGCTATCCTCTTATTCCTTGGCGTTTAATGGCAGGAATGAGAAATGTTGCAACTCACGAATATTTTCAAGTTAATTTAAGTAGGGCTTGCTGA
- a CDS encoding nucleotidyltransferase family protein, giving the protein MKRDEVLAILEAHREQLQKLGVKSLSLFGSVARDEADADSDVDLLVEFDRQGGFFQLLQVQYYLEDILGCSVDLGTQDALREHLREPVLEDLINAF; this is encoded by the coding sequence ATGAAACGGGACGAGGTGCTGGCAATTCTAGAGGCACACCGAGAACAGTTACAAAAACTAGGGGTGAAATCTTTGTCTTTATTTGGTTCAGTGGCCAGGGATGAAGCTGATGCCGATAGTGATGTAGATTTGTTAGTAGAATTCGATCGACAAGGTGGTTTTTTTCAACTTCTGCAAGTACAGTATTATTTAGAAGATATTCTGGGATGCTCTGTGGATTTAGGAACTCAGGATGCCTTAAGAGAACATTTACGGGAACCTGTGCTTGAGGATCTGATCAATGCCTTCTAG
- the accA gene encoding acetyl-CoA carboxylase carboxyl transferase subunit alpha, which translates to MTKNETTEKKIFLLDFEKPLYELESRIEQIKELAQENSVDVSEQITQLDERANQLRREIFSNLTPSQRLQLARHPRRPSTLDYIQAITDEWFELHGDRGGYDDPALVGGVARFNGRPVVIIGHQKGRDTKDNVARNFGMAAPGGYRKAMRLMEHAHQFNQPILTFIDTPGAWAGVEAEKLGQGEAIAYNLREMFRLDVPIICTVIGEGGSGGALGIGVGDRLLMLEHSVYTVATPEACAAILWKDAKKSDKAAVALKITSKDLKELNIIDQIVPEPSRGAHADPIRAAANLKAAISENLEALSLLTPQQRRESRYQKFRNLGVFLEATA; encoded by the coding sequence ATGACTAAAAACGAGACTACCGAGAAAAAGATTTTTCTCCTAGATTTTGAGAAACCCCTCTACGAATTAGAATCCCGCATCGAACAGATTAAAGAATTAGCCCAAGAAAATAGCGTAGATGTCTCGGAACAAATTACTCAACTAGACGAACGAGCTAATCAATTACGTCGTGAGATTTTTAGCAATCTCACCCCTTCCCAAAGGCTACAATTAGCCCGTCATCCCCGGCGCCCCAGTACCCTAGACTATATTCAAGCAATCACCGATGAATGGTTCGAGTTACACGGTGATCGCGGTGGTTACGACGATCCCGCTCTTGTGGGTGGTGTTGCCCGTTTTAACGGTCGTCCCGTGGTGATTATCGGGCATCAAAAAGGCCGGGATACTAAGGATAATGTGGCTAGAAATTTCGGCATGGCTGCCCCCGGGGGTTATCGTAAAGCCATGCGTTTAATGGAACACGCCCATCAGTTTAATCAGCCAATTTTAACCTTTATTGACACCCCCGGCGCCTGGGCGGGGGTGGAAGCGGAAAAATTAGGTCAAGGAGAAGCGATCGCCTATAACCTCCGGGAGATGTTCCGTTTAGATGTGCCGATCATTTGTACTGTTATTGGCGAAGGTGGTTCGGGCGGTGCTTTGGGCATTGGGGTCGGCGATCGCCTGTTAATGTTAGAGCATTCTGTCTATACCGTGGCGACTCCCGAAGCTTGTGCCGCCATTCTCTGGAAAGATGCCAAAAAATCCGATAAAGCAGCAGTTGCCCTCAAAATTACCTCAAAAGATTTAAAAGAGTTAAATATTATCGATCAGATCGTTCCTGAACCCTCCAGAGGGGCCCATGCTGATCCGATTAGAGCGGCAGCCAATTTAAAAGCCGCTATTAGTGAAAATTTAGAGGCTTTATCTTTGTTAACTCCCCAACAACGGCGCGAATCTCGTTATCAAAAATTCCGCAATTTAGGCGTATTTTTAGAAGCTACAGCTTAA
- a CDS encoding fused MFS/spermidine synthase: MAGSELKADLWVNEYITPWDIYSHGVSRILAYKKTAFQEMYIVESGAYGKALVLDGKWQSCTGDEFIYHEALVQPAMIAHQEPKTALILGGGEGATTRELLRWKTIEKVMMIDIDGDVVAACKEHLPEMHQGTFDDPRFQLVVADALEVLDTTNDQWDIIISDLVDPIEEGPSFPLFTKEYFEKLQRVLAENGIVVVQSGPVSPPSVMYHARLVNTLKAVFPYVHSYCAPTPSYGSPWGFTLCANHPLNTRPDPDVVDELISDTTTGGLRLIDGMSLLGMLQTPLYIRQAIAQNTEVYTLAKPPKFFGQGVISDQ, encoded by the coding sequence ATGGCAGGAAGTGAACTAAAAGCGGATCTATGGGTTAACGAATATATTACCCCCTGGGACATTTATAGTCATGGGGTTTCGCGGATTTTAGCCTACAAAAAAACCGCTTTTCAGGAGATGTATATTGTTGAGTCGGGGGCCTATGGAAAAGCCTTGGTACTGGATGGCAAATGGCAATCTTGTACGGGGGATGAATTTATTTATCATGAAGCATTAGTGCAACCGGCAATGATTGCCCACCAAGAACCAAAAACTGCTTTAATTCTGGGAGGTGGTGAAGGTGCGACAACGCGGGAGTTATTGCGTTGGAAAACAATCGAAAAAGTGATGATGATTGATATCGATGGGGATGTGGTGGCAGCTTGTAAGGAACATCTTCCCGAAATGCACCAAGGTACTTTTGATGATCCTCGTTTTCAGTTAGTTGTCGCTGATGCTTTAGAAGTTTTAGACACCACTAACGATCAATGGGATATTATTATCTCCGATCTGGTTGATCCCATCGAAGAGGGTCCTTCTTTCCCCCTATTCACGAAAGAATACTTTGAAAAACTACAAAGAGTTTTGGCAGAAAATGGCATTGTTGTTGTCCAATCTGGCCCGGTTTCTCCTCCTTCGGTGATGTATCATGCGCGTTTGGTGAATACTTTAAAAGCAGTTTTTCCCTACGTTCATTCCTATTGCGCTCCCACTCCTAGTTATGGTTCCCCTTGGGGTTTTACTCTCTGTGCTAATCATCCTTTAAATACTCGTCCCGATCCGGACGTGGTAGATGAATTAATCAGCGATACAACTACGGGAGGATTACGTTTAATTGATGGCATGAGTTTACTAGGAATGTTACAAACTCCTCTCTATATTCGTCAAGCAATCGCACAAAATACGGAAGTTTATACCCTGGCAAAACCCCCGAAATTCTTCGGTCAAGGAGTAATCAGTGACCAGTAA
- the recJ gene encoding single-stranded-DNA-specific exonuclease RecJ: MSNWQIPPSVSLPQEFLKIVQDYTPESDGSVVAQILWHRGVRDMATLGTFLDEKAYQSKTPFDFGQEMNFAVKRLEKALNKGEKVTIWGDFDADGVTATTVLWEGLGQFFPADQQLDYYIPDRQKESHGLNCPGIEKLAHQGTSLIVTCDTGSTNIAEIDYANSLGIDIIITDHHTLPDERPEVIALINPRYFVETHPFYHLSGVAVAYKLVEAMYLTLADIPRKPLENLLDLVAIGLIADLVKLTGECRYLAQKGLKKLQNTQRLGVKKLLDLCNKTGDRPMDISFGIGPRINAVSRIYGDARFCVELLTSEDEKRCHELAEQAELANIRRQEIQRDIIKQVQKKLERIDLSTTNVIILDDPQWMAGILGLVAGQIAQEYQRPTILLSTSEPPFAKGSARSIREIDLYQLVSSQSHLLHRFGGHPLAAGLSLALENLPLFIEGINQQLRRTGIDLTSLSSEIEVAAVVTVSQLGKSLFRELKLLEPCGMGNPTPKLLIQNCYFHNLWHKNLEDFKGRKIAYPRTTFEIWDSSIEQGFPGMWWGHHKDEIAADTRYDAVVELDFNTYKNRYEVRLIALHPYQQESLTYSNKKDFLIDNRHREISQEVSQLNPLFLWECPRDWTKLSREYQQAILRDKKLVLAYASPLKKSAHTTWINLVGIGKYLARTKTSISCQQLQNRLNLSYHTLELGLISLAENGFKVKKNQENLSFELVNHEAKINKIEQFLEAVALENFLQQYFATVPLEILQAILNHEDSIDF; the protein is encoded by the coding sequence GTGTCTAACTGGCAAATTCCCCCATCGGTGTCTCTTCCCCAAGAGTTTTTAAAAATAGTCCAAGACTACACCCCAGAGTCGGATGGCAGCGTCGTGGCACAAATATTATGGCATCGCGGTGTCCGGGATATGGCGACTCTGGGGACGTTTCTGGATGAGAAAGCTTATCAGTCAAAAACTCCCTTTGATTTTGGGCAAGAAATGAACTTCGCCGTCAAAAGACTGGAAAAAGCCCTAAATAAAGGCGAAAAAGTGACTATTTGGGGTGATTTCGATGCCGATGGTGTCACCGCTACCACTGTCCTCTGGGAAGGATTAGGGCAGTTTTTCCCAGCTGATCAACAGTTAGATTATTACATACCCGATCGCCAAAAAGAATCCCACGGCCTCAATTGTCCTGGTATCGAGAAACTAGCGCATCAAGGAACCAGTTTAATCGTCACCTGTGACACGGGAAGCACGAATATCGCCGAAATTGACTATGCAAACAGTCTAGGTATCGATATTATCATCACCGATCATCATACCCTACCCGACGAGCGCCCCGAGGTGATTGCCCTGATTAATCCCCGCTACTTTGTGGAAACCCATCCTTTCTATCATCTTTCTGGGGTTGCCGTTGCTTATAAATTAGTGGAAGCGATGTATTTAACCCTGGCAGATATTCCCAGAAAACCCCTAGAAAATTTACTCGATTTAGTTGCGATTGGTTTAATTGCCGATTTAGTCAAATTGACGGGAGAATGTCGTTATTTAGCCCAAAAAGGTCTTAAAAAACTGCAAAACACTCAGCGTTTGGGAGTTAAAAAATTACTGGATTTATGTAACAAAACCGGAGATAGACCGATGGATATATCCTTCGGTATTGGACCGCGCATTAATGCCGTCAGTCGCATTTATGGCGATGCCAGATTTTGTGTGGAATTACTTACCAGTGAAGATGAAAAACGTTGTCACGAATTAGCTGAACAAGCGGAATTGGCCAATATTCGTCGCCAAGAAATCCAACGGGATATTATTAAACAAGTTCAGAAAAAACTAGAAAGAATTGATCTTTCCACCACTAATGTAATTATTTTAGATGATCCCCAATGGATGGCGGGAATTTTAGGATTAGTTGCGGGACAAATTGCCCAAGAATACCAGCGACCGACAATTTTATTAAGTACCAGTGAACCACCTTTTGCTAAGGGTTCCGCTAGGTCAATTCGCGAGATCGATCTTTATCAATTAGTATCCTCTCAATCCCATCTTTTACATCGTTTTGGTGGTCATCCTTTGGCCGCAGGTTTAAGTTTAGCTCTAGAAAATTTACCCCTATTTATTGAGGGGATTAATCAACAGTTGCGACGCACAGGAATTGATTTAACTTCCCTTTCTTCCGAGATAGAAGTGGCTGCGGTGGTGACGGTTTCCCAATTGGGAAAAAGTCTATTTAGAGAATTAAAATTACTGGAACCATGCGGGATGGGTAATCCGACACCGAAGCTATTAATTCAAAATTGTTATTTTCACAATCTTTGGCATAAAAATCTTGAGGATTTCAAAGGCAGAAAAATCGCTTATCCCCGGACAACTTTTGAGATCTGGGATAGTTCAATCGAGCAGGGTTTCCCCGGTATGTGGTGGGGTCATCACAAAGACGAAATTGCTGCCGATACCCGTTATGATGCCGTAGTCGAATTAGATTTTAATACCTACAAAAATCGCTATGAAGTGCGCTTAATTGCCTTGCATCCCTATCAACAAGAATCCCTAACCTATAGCAATAAAAAAGATTTTTTAATCGACAATCGCCATCGAGAAATTAGTCAAGAAGTTAGCCAATTAAATCCACTTTTTCTCTGGGAATGTCCCCGGGATTGGACAAAACTTTCCAGGGAATATCAACAGGCAATTTTACGGGATAAAAAGTTAGTTCTTGCCTATGCTAGTCCTTTGAAAAAATCCGCTCACACCACATGGATAAACCTTGTCGGGATCGGGAAATATTTAGCTAGAACTAAAACCAGCATTTCCTGTCAACAATTACAAAACCGCTTAAACCTCAGCTATCATACCCTAGAATTAGGATTAATTTCCCTAGCAGAAAATGGCTTTAAAGTCAAGAAAAATCAAGAAAATTTATCCTTTGAATTAGTCAATCATGAGGCAAAAATTAATAAGATTGAACAATTTCTAGAAGCGGTGGCCCTAGAAAACTTTCTCCAGCAATACTTTGCTACTGTTCCCCTAGAAATACTGCAAGCAATTCTTAATCATGAAGACTCGATCGATTTCTAG
- a CDS encoding MoaD/ThiS family protein — MEKITITVKLFAIYQEVYQTSQLNLEFPAHTSVTEVLNYIIAPYPQLERWRDVTRFGVNLQFVSGEKILKNGDEIVLIPPVSGG; from the coding sequence ATGGAAAAGATTACGATCACAGTGAAACTATTTGCTATTTATCAAGAAGTCTATCAAACTTCACAATTAAACCTCGAATTTCCTGCCCACACTTCCGTTACAGAAGTGTTAAACTATATTATAGCCCCCTATCCTCAATTAGAAAGATGGCGCGATGTTACTCGTTTTGGAGTTAATCTTCAGTTTGTTTCGGGAGAGAAAATCCTCAAAAATGGCGATGAGATAGTTTTAATTCCCCCCGTTAGTGGTGGCTAA
- the sbcC gene encoding exonuclease subunit SbcC, whose protein sequence is MIPLQLTLKNFLSYREAVLDFRGLHTACICGANGAGKSSLLEAITWAIWGESRTSIADDVIHAGSDYARVDFEFSYGGEIYKIIRSRHRGGKASGLDFQVINDQSFRPLSGKSIKDTQAQINTYLKIDHKTFINSAYLRQGQADEFMKQPPSGRKQILAELLQLDRYEILANKAKDISKQFDGQSLQIEQQVETIKLRLQEKNSYQQQLQELSTQINQINQEQEVNNRRLQQLQGEENQRQNWEKQLQWQREQERALLAEIERLDREKVSLDNQLNQIRTILHRKNDIITAHERLINLDKKEASLSSQLQAWQQAQYDKQQLEQKLQQKINEFTLPIQQTSARLEELGRQEQETQKIIEQAGDIQAGLEKLNYHRQRLQELDRLALKYAPLNSRKADLNMQLEREKAKINARWEQLQRNRQQLETEIARIPLLREEALNLAKRIKELDKKQTYCERVEEKETLKQVDKKSLLEQQKRYEEQLLELTDKLEKLNIPDSVCPLCEQNLDSHHRHQVIRKTHQHQEQIQEQIWSLQERMADCDRDLKRLGEELAQIKQELPARSNLQQKYVQLEVKLETIEEKEIELEKTEEILVQLEALLSSGNYALELQQELQIVNQEIAFLNYDEQSHALVRGEEKRWRWAEIQESELKQANRRLANIKAEKPNLINQLARLEQEKQELGQNSPLKQEVERLEKFIQNLNYDRSEHQNIQNLIRQLQGVRLQYQDWQQAEKNYPEIAAKIAEIEQRLQLRNQDRQKLNQELANISQKIGTLTDYRQEIAALSTNIQQRRQIIDGLLSQKGRVEEKLHQLETLGKQLTEKEGDLAKVKKQYTVYKELAIAFGKNGLQTLMIENILPELEAQTNHILARLTGNQFHVQFLTQKSGKGTKKQRQKLIDTLDIIIGDTRGSRPYETYSGGEAFRINFSIRLALARLLAQRAGTALQMLIVDEGFGTQDAEGCDRLIAAINAISADFACILTVTHMPQFKEAFQHRIEVRKTEQGSQLMLLS, encoded by the coding sequence ATGATTCCCCTACAATTAACCCTGAAAAATTTTCTCAGTTATCGCGAGGCAGTGCTAGATTTTCGCGGATTACATACTGCCTGTATTTGTGGTGCCAATGGTGCGGGAAAATCCTCTTTACTCGAAGCAATTACTTGGGCAATTTGGGGAGAAAGTCGCACCTCGATTGCTGATGATGTGATTCATGCGGGCAGCGATTATGCGCGGGTAGATTTCGAGTTTAGTTATGGGGGAGAAATCTATAAAATTATCCGTAGTCGTCACCGGGGAGGGAAAGCTTCTGGTTTAGATTTTCAGGTGATTAATGATCAGAGTTTTCGTCCTTTATCGGGTAAAAGTATTAAAGATACTCAAGCACAGATTAATACTTATCTGAAAATAGACCATAAAACTTTCATTAATTCTGCTTATTTACGGCAGGGACAAGCGGACGAGTTTATGAAACAGCCTCCCAGTGGTCGTAAACAGATTTTAGCAGAATTATTACAACTCGATCGCTATGAAATTTTAGCAAATAAAGCCAAGGATATATCGAAACAATTTGATGGACAGTCCCTCCAGATCGAGCAGCAAGTAGAAACTATCAAACTCCGTCTTCAGGAGAAAAATTCTTATCAGCAACAGCTGCAAGAGTTAAGCACCCAAATTAACCAAATTAATCAAGAACAAGAGGTAAATAATCGGCGTTTACAGCAACTACAGGGGGAAGAAAATCAGCGTCAGAATTGGGAAAAACAGCTGCAGTGGCAAAGAGAACAGGAGCGAGCTTTATTAGCAGAAATCGAGAGATTAGACCGGGAAAAAGTTAGTCTAGACAATCAATTAAATCAAATTAGGACTATTCTTCATCGCAAAAATGACATTATTACTGCACACGAGCGCCTAATCAATTTAGACAAGAAAGAGGCCAGTTTGTCAAGTCAATTGCAAGCTTGGCAACAGGCCCAGTATGATAAACAACAATTAGAACAGAAATTACAGCAAAAAATTAACGAATTTACCCTTCCCATCCAACAAACGAGCGCTCGTTTAGAAGAATTGGGAAGACAGGAACAAGAAACTCAAAAAATTATCGAGCAAGCGGGGGATATTCAAGCAGGATTAGAGAAATTAAATTATCATCGTCAACGTCTTCAGGAATTGGATAGATTAGCTTTAAAATATGCTCCTTTAAATAGCCGAAAAGCTGATTTAAATATGCAGTTGGAACGGGAAAAAGCTAAGATCAATGCTCGTTGGGAACAACTGCAAAGAAATCGGCAACAATTAGAGACAGAAATCGCTCGTATTCCTCTACTAAGAGAGGAAGCTCTCAATTTAGCCAAACGGATTAAGGAACTGGATAAAAAACAAACCTATTGTGAACGAGTTGAAGAAAAGGAAACTCTTAAACAAGTGGATAAAAAAAGTTTATTGGAGCAACAGAAAAGATATGAAGAACAACTTTTAGAGTTAACTGATAAATTGGAAAAATTAAATATTCCCGATTCGGTTTGTCCTCTGTGTGAACAGAATTTAGACAGTCATCACCGTCATCAAGTAATCAGGAAAACCCATCAACATCAAGAACAAATTCAAGAGCAAATCTGGTCCCTACAGGAAAGGATGGCAGACTGCGATCGAGATTTAAAACGTTTAGGGGAGGAATTAGCCCAAATTAAACAAGAATTGCCAGCAAGATCGAATCTACAACAAAAATATGTGCAGTTGGAAGTCAAGTTAGAAACTATTGAAGAAAAGGAAATAGAACTAGAGAAAACCGAGGAGATACTTGTCCAGTTAGAAGCACTTTTAAGCAGTGGCAATTATGCCCTAGAATTACAGCAAGAATTACAAATTGTCAATCAAGAAATCGCCTTTTTAAACTATGATGAACAAAGTCATGCTTTAGTCAGAGGAGAAGAAAAAAGATGGCGTTGGGCAGAAATTCAAGAATCAGAACTTAAGCAAGCAAACCGTCGTTTAGCTAATATCAAGGCCGAGAAACCTAATTTAATTAATCAATTAGCTAGACTAGAACAAGAGAAGCAAGAACTAGGTCAAAACTCACCACTTAAACAGGAAGTTGAACGCTTAGAAAAGTTTATTCAAAACTTAAATTATGATCGCAGTGAACATCAGAATATTCAAAATCTGATCCGACAATTACAGGGGGTAAGATTACAGTATCAAGACTGGCAACAAGCAGAAAAAAATTATCCGGAAATAGCCGCTAAAATCGCTGAGATTGAGCAAAGATTACAGCTGCGAAATCAGGATCGCCAGAAGCTGAATCAGGAGTTAGCAAATATTAGTCAAAAGATTGGTACTTTGACTGACTATCGCCAAGAAATAGCCGCATTATCGACCAATATTCAACAGCGAAGACAGATAATTGATGGATTGCTCTCCCAAAAAGGTCGGGTTGAGGAGAAATTACATCAACTAGAAACTTTAGGTAAACAACTGACAGAAAAAGAGGGCGATTTAGCTAAAGTTAAAAAACAATATACAGTTTATAAAGAGTTAGCCATAGCTTTCGGTAAAAATGGTTTACAAACTCTGATGATTGAGAATATTTTACCTGAGTTAGAAGCCCAAACTAATCATATCTTAGCTCGCTTAACTGGTAATCAATTTCATGTGCAGTTTTTAACCCAAAAAAGCGGTAAAGGTACGAAGAAACAGCGACAAAAGTTAATCGATACTTTAGATATTATTATTGGCGATACCCGCGGCTCTCGTCCCTACGAAACCTATTCAGGAGGAGAAGCTTTTCGGATTAATTTCTCGATTCGATTAGCTTTAGCGAGATTATTGGCACAAAGAGCCGGAACAGCCTTACAAATGCTCATTGTTGACGAAGGATTCGGAACTCAGGATGCGGAAGGATGCGATCGCTTAATTGCGGCAATTAATGCTATATCCGCTGATTTTGCCTGTATTTTGACTGTAACTCATATGCCCCAATTTAAAGAAGCTTTTCAACATCGCATCGAAGTCCGCAAAACCGAACAGGGTTCTCAATTAATGTTATTATCCTAG
- a CDS encoding DUF2281 domain-containing protein: MNIEQAVIENLRKLPLEKQQEVLNFSQFLTQRTSPKIAEMTSHEKAEDWLKFLESQPKDTPGLPDEALGRETIYD; this comes from the coding sequence ATGAATATTGAACAAGCCGTTATCGAAAACTTGCGAAAACTTCCTTTAGAAAAACAACAAGAAGTCTTAAACTTCAGCCAATTTCTAACTCAGAGAACTTCGCCAAAAATTGCAGAGATGACCTCCCACGAAAAAGCAGAAGATTGGCTAAAATTTCTGGAAAGTCAACCCAAGGATACCCCCGGATTACCCGATGAAGCCTTAGGGCGTGAAACTATCTATGACTAA
- a CDS encoding rhodanese-like domain-containing protein: MSIPEISVHELALRLADHDPNLQLIDVREPEEVAMASVANFTILPLSQYQEWSPTIASQFNPQAETLVICHHGMRSLQMCQWLQSQGFTNVKNINGGIDAYSLLVDPNIPRY; encoded by the coding sequence ATGAGCATTCCCGAAATTAGCGTCCATGAACTCGCTCTCCGTTTAGCCGATCATGATCCTAATTTACAACTTATTGATGTGCGCGAACCGGAGGAAGTTGCCATGGCATCTGTAGCCAATTTTACCATTTTACCCTTGAGTCAATACCAAGAATGGTCGCCCACTATTGCCAGCCAATTCAACCCCCAAGCGGAAACCCTGGTTATCTGTCACCATGGCATGAGATCCCTGCAAATGTGCCAATGGCTACAAAGTCAGGGTTTTACTAATGTTAAAAATATTAACGGCGGCATCGATGCTTATTCCCTCCTCGTCGATCCTAATATTCCCCGTTACTAA